One genomic window of Haemophilus haemolyticus includes the following:
- the frdC gene encoding fumarate reductase subunit FrdC encodes MSVTVSKRKKYVRPMTATWWQKLDFYKAYMLREATSIFAVWFCIVLLYGVLCLASNPMPGLGILSFIEFLRNPIVVFLNIITLIATLYHTVTYFLMTPKVMNIIVKNERLPHTVVRNALWAVTALVSVIALVLVYI; translated from the coding sequence ATGTCAGTAACAGTGAGTAAACGTAAAAAATATGTTCGTCCAATGACAGCGACTTGGTGGCAAAAATTGGACTTCTACAAAGCTTATATGCTACGTGAAGCGACTTCAATCTTTGCTGTATGGTTTTGTATTGTATTGCTTTATGGTGTTCTTTGTCTTGCAAGCAATCCAATGCCAGGCTTAGGCATCTTGAGCTTTATTGAGTTTTTAAGAAATCCAATTGTGGTGTTCTTAAATATTATTACGCTTATCGCAACGCTTTATCATACGGTGACATATTTCTTAATGACACCAAAAGTGATGAATATCATTGTGAAAAATGAACGCTTACCACACACTGTTGTAAGAAATGCACTTTGGGCGGTAACCGCATTAGTTAGCGTGATTGCTTTAGTTTTAGTTTATATTTAA
- a CDS encoding succinate dehydrogenase/fumarate reductase iron-sulfur subunit, whose translation MGNSPVMNVEVLRYNPEIDQEPHLSTYQVPYDNQTSLLDALGYIKDKLEPSLSYRWSCRMAICGSCGMMVNNKPKLACKTFLRDYSGHMRIEPLANFPIERDLVVDLSHFIESLEAIKPYIIGNEAPALDGKPHPSKELQASRTKQTPAQLEKYRQFSMCINCGLCYAACPQFGLNPEFLGPAAITMAHRYNLDNRDHGKAKRMSLLNGKNGVWSCTFVGYCSEVCPKHVDPASAINQGKVESAKDYVISMLKPKS comes from the coding sequence ATGGGTAATTCACCAGTAATGAATGTTGAAGTATTACGCTACAATCCTGAAATCGATCAAGAACCGCATTTAAGTACTTATCAAGTACCTTATGATAACCAAACCTCATTACTTGATGCGTTAGGTTATATCAAGGATAAGCTTGAACCATCTCTTTCTTATCGTTGGTCTTGCCGTATGGCGATTTGTGGTTCTTGCGGGATGATGGTAAATAACAAACCGAAATTGGCTTGTAAAACGTTCTTGCGTGATTACAGTGGCCATATGCGTATTGAGCCGTTAGCAAACTTCCCAATTGAACGCGACTTAGTGGTTGATTTAAGCCACTTTATCGAAAGTTTAGAGGCAATTAAACCTTATATTATTGGTAACGAAGCTCCAGCATTAGATGGCAAACCTCATCCATCGAAAGAATTGCAAGCAAGTCGCACTAAACAAACACCAGCACAGCTTGAGAAATATCGTCAATTCTCAATGTGTATCAACTGTGGTTTATGCTATGCCGCTTGCCCTCAATTTGGTTTAAATCCTGAATTCTTAGGCCCTGCAGCTATTACTATGGCTCATCGTTATAATCTTGATAACCGTGACCATGGTAAAGCAAAACGTATGTCATTATTAAATGGTAAAAACGGGGTTTGGAGTTGTACTTTTGTTGGCTATTGCTCAGAAGTTTGTCCAAAACATGTAGATCCTGCTTCAGCAATTAACCAAGGAAAAGTGGAAAGTGCCAAAGATTATGTTATCTCTATGCTAAAACCAAAAAGCTAA
- the frdA gene encoding fumarate reductase (quinol) flavoprotein subunit, whose product MQTVNVDIAIVGAGGGGLRAAIAAAEANPNLKIALVSKVYPMRSHTVAAEGGAAAVIKEEDSYDKHFQDTVAGGDWLCEQDVVEYFVQHSPVEMTQLERWGCPWSRKADGDVNVRRFGGMKIERTWFAADKTGFHLLHTLFQTSIQYPQIQRFDEHFVLDILVDDGHARGMVAMNMMEGSLVQINANAVVIATGGGCRAFKFNTNGGIVTGDGLSMAYRHGVPLRDMEFVQYHPTGLPNTGILMTEGCRGEGGILVNKDGYRYLQDYGLGPETPIGKPQNKYMELGPRDKVSQAFWQEWKKGNTLKTAKGVDVVHLDLRHLGEKYLHERLPFICELASAYEGVNPVNEPIPVRPVVHYTMGGIEVDFNSETRIKGLFAVGECASSGLHGANRLGSNSLAELVVLGRVAGEYAAQRAVEAQSVNQSAVDAQAKDVIARLEALHKQEGNESWSEIRDEMGSVMEEGCGIYRDQASMQKAVDKITELKERYKRIRVVDNSSVFNTDVLYTVELGYILDVAQSIANSAIERKESRGAHQRLDYTERDDVNYLKHTLAFYNENGAPRIEYSPVKITKSQPAKRVYGAEAEAQEAAVKAKEQANG is encoded by the coding sequence GTGCAAACAGTTAATGTCGATATTGCGATTGTTGGCGCTGGTGGTGGCGGTTTACGTGCAGCGATTGCAGCAGCAGAAGCAAATCCTAACTTAAAAATTGCATTAGTTTCAAAAGTGTACCCAATGCGCAGCCATACTGTGGCAGCAGAAGGTGGCGCAGCGGCAGTTATCAAAGAAGAAGATTCTTACGATAAACACTTCCAAGATACCGTTGCGGGTGGTGACTGGCTTTGCGAACAGGATGTTGTGGAATATTTCGTGCAACATTCGCCAGTGGAAATGACCCAATTAGAACGTTGGGGATGTCCTTGGAGCCGTAAAGCAGATGGCGATGTAAACGTACGTCGTTTTGGTGGAATGAAAATTGAGCGTACTTGGTTCGCTGCTGATAAAACAGGTTTCCACTTATTACACACACTTTTCCAAACTTCTATTCAATATCCACAAATCCAACGTTTTGATGAACACTTCGTATTAGATATTCTTGTTGATGATGGCCATGCTCGTGGTATGGTTGCAATGAATATGATGGAAGGTTCGCTAGTTCAAATTAATGCCAATGCGGTTGTGATTGCAACGGGTGGTGGTTGTCGTGCATTTAAATTTAATACCAACGGTGGTATTGTAACAGGTGACGGCTTATCTATGGCGTATCGTCATGGTGTACCACTTCGTGATATGGAGTTTGTTCAATATCACCCAACAGGTTTACCGAATACTGGCATCTTAATGACTGAAGGTTGTCGTGGTGAAGGCGGTATCTTAGTGAATAAAGATGGCTACCGTTATCTTCAAGATTACGGTCTAGGACCAGAAACACCAATTGGCAAACCACAAAATAAATATATGGAACTTGGCCCTCGTGATAAAGTTTCTCAAGCATTCTGGCAAGAATGGAAAAAAGGTAATACCTTAAAAACCGCGAAAGGCGTAGATGTGGTGCATTTAGATTTACGTCATCTTGGTGAAAAATATTTACATGAGCGTCTGCCATTCATTTGTGAATTAGCAAGTGCTTATGAAGGTGTAAATCCAGTGAATGAGCCAATCCCAGTTCGTCCAGTTGTTCACTATACGATGGGCGGTATTGAGGTTGATTTTAACAGCGAAACGCGTATCAAAGGTTTATTTGCTGTAGGTGAGTGTGCATCTTCAGGTTTACATGGTGCAAACCGCTTAGGCTCTAACTCTTTAGCTGAACTTGTTGTGTTAGGTCGTGTAGCAGGGGAATATGCGGCGCAACGTGCAGTTGAGGCTCAATCTGTAAATCAAAGTGCGGTTGATGCTCAAGCAAAAGATGTTATTGCTCGTTTAGAAGCCCTTCATAAACAAGAAGGTAACGAATCTTGGTCTGAAATCCGAGATGAAATGGGATCTGTAATGGAAGAAGGCTGTGGTATTTACCGTGACCAAGCAAGCATGCAAAAAGCAGTAGATAAAATTACAGAATTAAAAGAACGTTACAAACGTATTCGCGTAGTAGATAACTCAAGCGTGTTCAATACAGATGTACTTTACACAGTTGAGTTAGGCTACATCCTAGATGTTGCACAATCTATTGCAAATTCAGCGATTGAACGTAAAGAATCTCGTGGTGCCCATCAACGATTAGATTACACAGAACGTGACGATGTAAATTATTTAAAACACACACTTGCTTTCTACAATGAGAATGGTGCACCGCGCATTGAATACAGTCCGGTGAAAATTACTAAATCTCAACCTGCAAAACGTGTTTACGGTGCGGAAGCAGAAGCTCAAGAAGCCGCTGTGAAAGCTAAGGAGCAAGCAAATGGGTAA
- the epmA gene encoding elongation factor P--(R)-beta-lysine ligase, with the protein MTVLTHWQPSADIKNLLKRAKIIAEIRQFFTERGLLEVETPVLSEFGVTDLHLSTFSTEFLAPFGEQSKTLWLSTSPEYHMKRLLAAGSGPIFQISKVFRNEEAGNRHNPEFTMLEWYRPHFSMHRLINEVDDLLQQILDCPPAESLSYQFVFQEYVGLDPLSAERSALIEAAHKHNFMAEDNEDRDTLLQFLFSEVVEPQIGKDRPVAVYHFPSTQAALAQVSPEDQRVAERFEFYYKGLELANGFHELTDAREQRHRFELDNQQRKKHELPVRDIDERFLAALEAGLPNSSGVALGVDRLIMVALGCEKINEVISFAVDNA; encoded by the coding sequence ATGACCGTACTTACTCATTGGCAACCTTCTGCCGATATAAAAAATCTGCTTAAACGTGCAAAAATTATTGCTGAAATTCGTCAATTTTTTACAGAGCGAGGCTTGCTTGAAGTTGAGACACCTGTTCTAAGCGAATTTGGCGTTACTGATTTGCACCTTTCCACATTTAGCACAGAATTTCTCGCGCCTTTTGGTGAACAATCCAAAACACTTTGGCTTTCTACAAGCCCTGAATATCATATGAAACGCTTGCTAGCTGCAGGCAGTGGACCGATATTCCAAATCAGTAAAGTATTCCGTAATGAAGAAGCCGGTAATCGCCATAATCCAGAATTTACCATGTTGGAATGGTACCGACCGCACTTTAGTATGCATCGTTTAATTAATGAAGTGGATGATTTACTCCAACAAATTTTAGATTGCCCACCTGCAGAAAGTTTAAGCTATCAGTTTGTTTTCCAAGAATATGTAGGCTTAGATCCCTTATCAGCAGAACGTTCAGCATTAATCGAAGCGGCGCATAAACATAACTTTATGGCTGAAGATAATGAAGATCGTGATACCTTATTACAGTTTTTGTTTAGTGAAGTCGTTGAACCTCAAATAGGAAAAGATCGACCTGTTGCGGTTTATCATTTCCCTTCAACACAAGCAGCCCTAGCACAAGTGAGCCCAGAAGATCAGCGAGTTGCAGAACGCTTTGAGTTTTATTACAAAGGGTTAGAACTGGCAAATGGTTTCCATGAATTGACAGATGCACGAGAACAAAGACATCGTTTTGAATTGGATAATCAACAAAGAAAGAAACATGAATTGCCAGTTCGAGATATTGACGAACGTTTCCTGGCTGCATTAGAAGCAGGCTTACCAAACTCTTCTGGTGTGGCGCTGGGAGTAGATCGTCTGATTATGGTTGCATTAGGTTGTGAGAAAATTAATGAAGTGATTTCTTTTGCCGTGGATAATGCCTAG